The Seleniivibrio woodruffii genome contains a region encoding:
- the glnD gene encoding [protein-PII] uridylyltransferase: MCDSQTIKKFYKETWEKIKKNRFSYSTSWQLSQRLTELADEIVIKTCQAAGETDGIAVLALGGFAREQMAPFSDIDILILHKGRMNKNYERFISEFTTFMWDIGVNPGIQVKEIKEVTKAALEDEVVRTSFIDNRFLFGTRKVYDAFLKIINEKVMEKGKYEFLLMKIDGVRTRNSKFRDSIFRLQPNIKEGNGGMRDINTIYWICKILYKTKSLHETVKHNILTPSEYQKLIENAEFMFRVRNELHYYHNRKYDVMSLEAQMEIAKNLGYTATSSIQSVEIFMRDYYIMAKTTAEITQKVINRTLAELSQRRFQKKVFSLKLSDGFVQYANTITVESKNIFDENPRKLISVFTYAASKGLKLADSTIDLIKEKTYLIDAEFNQQYGMLFLKAISAFPDSSRISSNMAKCGVLQAIIPEFEYIICRAQFDYYHHYTVDEHTYLALSYLDKLTGSLPPHLERYQMAFNRLKRKDLLALTVLLHDIGKGQGKNHSIVGAQMARSICKFLGMGLEDTNTVCSMVEHHLLMSHIAQRRDLHSIDVIKHFVSYLNNQQDLDILFLLTYADMNAVGGAAFNEWKNSLLKELHEKAEQALNNEDLVQEYNAVVELRREKLEERCKLTPEIFEASKMLEDEFIYANKVGQILSYLSMALKINDNNRILVELDSRDELDTMQVIVCTYDHVGLLRKICGALASLGYNIKWAQIYTMHNDITIDNILVDNPFAGSKIPESKKELLINRIIATINGETDIEKMLEKSSSSILVQPKLVSKKEKIIFDNQVSSQYTVIDIYAQDRLGLLYSILGVFNRMGLNVDKAKISTDVDRVVDSFYITDTDGKKLTDTALLDNIKKELLREIESRNI, translated from the coding sequence ATGTGCGACTCACAGACTATCAAGAAATTCTATAAAGAGACATGGGAGAAGATAAAAAAGAACCGTTTCTCCTATTCCACATCATGGCAGCTGAGCCAGAGGCTCACCGAGCTTGCCGATGAGATTGTCATTAAAACCTGTCAGGCGGCGGGAGAAACAGACGGTATAGCAGTTCTGGCTCTGGGCGGTTTTGCCCGTGAGCAGATGGCTCCCTTTTCCGATATAGATATCCTTATCCTCCACAAAGGGCGGATGAACAAGAACTATGAGAGGTTCATCAGCGAGTTCACCACTTTCATGTGGGATATCGGCGTTAACCCAGGCATACAGGTCAAGGAGATAAAAGAGGTCACCAAGGCCGCACTGGAGGACGAGGTCGTCCGCACATCGTTCATAGACAACCGGTTCCTCTTCGGCACACGAAAGGTCTATGACGCTTTCCTCAAAATCATCAACGAAAAAGTGATGGAGAAGGGTAAATACGAGTTTCTGCTCATGAAGATAGACGGAGTGCGCACCCGCAACAGCAAATTCCGTGACTCCATCTTCCGTCTTCAGCCCAACATAAAAGAGGGCAACGGCGGCATGAGGGACATAAACACCATCTACTGGATATGCAAGATTCTCTATAAAACAAAAAGCCTCCACGAAACTGTAAAACACAACATTCTGACCCCTTCGGAATATCAGAAACTTATAGAAAACGCCGAGTTCATGTTCCGTGTGCGCAACGAGCTGCACTACTACCACAACAGAAAATACGATGTGATGAGCCTTGAGGCTCAGATGGAGATAGCCAAAAACCTTGGCTACACTGCGACATCAAGCATCCAGAGCGTCGAGATTTTCATGCGGGACTACTACATAATGGCGAAAACCACAGCGGAGATAACTCAGAAGGTCATCAACCGCACACTGGCAGAGCTTTCCCAGAGACGCTTTCAGAAAAAAGTGTTCTCGCTCAAGCTCTCCGACGGATTCGTCCAGTATGCCAACACAATCACCGTTGAAAGTAAGAATATATTTGACGAGAACCCCAGAAAACTCATTTCAGTGTTCACCTATGCCGCCTCAAAAGGGCTTAAACTGGCTGATTCCACAATAGACCTGATAAAAGAGAAAACATATCTCATCGATGCCGAGTTCAACCAGCAGTACGGAATGCTGTTTTTAAAAGCTATATCCGCCTTTCCGGATTCCAGCCGTATCTCATCAAACATGGCGAAATGCGGTGTGCTTCAGGCCATCATCCCTGAGTTTGAATACATAATCTGCCGTGCCCAGTTCGACTATTATCACCACTACACAGTGGACGAACATACATACCTCGCCCTGAGCTATCTTGACAAGCTGACAGGCTCCCTTCCGCCCCATCTGGAACGCTATCAGATGGCCTTTAACAGGCTCAAAAGAAAAGACCTGCTGGCGCTCACCGTCCTTCTGCACGACATAGGCAAGGGGCAGGGCAAGAACCACAGCATTGTGGGCGCACAGATGGCACGCTCAATCTGCAAGTTCCTCGGAATGGGACTTGAGGACACGAACACAGTTTGCAGCATGGTCGAGCACCACCTGCTGATGAGCCATATCGCCCAGAGGCGTGACCTGCACAGCATCGACGTTATAAAGCACTTCGTAAGCTATCTGAACAACCAGCAGGATCTGGATATTCTGTTCCTGCTCACTTATGCCGACATGAACGCTGTCGGCGGGGCGGCCTTTAACGAGTGGAAGAACAGCCTGCTGAAAGAGCTTCATGAAAAGGCCGAACAGGCTCTGAACAACGAAGACCTCGTTCAGGAATACAACGCCGTGGTCGAACTGCGCAGAGAGAAGCTGGAGGAACGCTGCAAGCTGACCCCCGAAATCTTCGAAGCGTCAAAAATGCTGGAAGACGAGTTCATCTATGCAAACAAGGTCGGACAGATACTCAGCTATCTGTCTATGGCACTTAAGATAAACGATAACAACCGCATCCTCGTCGAGCTGGATTCCAGAGATGAACTGGACACCATGCAGGTGATAGTCTGCACCTACGACCACGTGGGCCTTCTGCGCAAAATATGCGGCGCACTGGCATCGCTGGGCTACAACATCAAATGGGCGCAGATCTATACAATGCACAACGACATCACCATCGACAACATCCTTGTGGACAACCCGTTCGCAGGATCAAAAATCCCCGAATCCAAAAAGGAACTGCTCATAAACCGCATAATCGCAACCATTAACGGCGAAACCGACATAGAAAAAATGCTGGAAAAGTCGTCCAGCTCTATTCTTGTCCAGCCGAAACTGGTTAGCAAAAAAGAGAAAATCATATTCGACAATCAGGTGTCTTCGCAGTACACTGTAATAGACATATATGCGCAGGACAGACTGGGACTGCTTTACAGTATTCTGGGCGTGTTTAACCGCATGGGGCTGAACGTTGACAAGGCAAAAATATCCACAGATGTTGACAGGGTCGTCGACTCATTCTACATAACCGACACCGACGGAAAGAAACTGACGGACACGGCACTGCTCGACAACATTAAAAAGGAGCTTCTGAGAGAAATTGAAAGCCGCAATATATAA
- a CDS encoding PAS domain S-box protein has product MKAAIYKRLANFRELSAELENCFQIAGSPDDADIIITDNTDFIRENKLNIIISELTPENHISINPKIPTACMLKDIQLAVKTYSISPRIDRISFLQEQNALLSEANKGLVELYNLIDNKNHQIEFLKNKLENIINSAGESIVELNEELSITYANLKFSDTTGYGRNNSVGKNFFNMVHPQDSDSFKNSLALAASEKTANLQMRLRVDNGAFITINAYVTMVKNTLPHYEIIFEDISKKLLIEQHMKKLEEKAIVAGFSRHLSHNILNALTVAAGFLRKLRTESALNEQQEQKWNVVEHKCRLIEEIVTGYNDYTNAISMRPDEDFDISEFLKAAFIEIRDKSFSKNFSAFLYNFLDQYTMTAEFGETRPRIVPGSRMFLKMAACYIIKDSIRFFDEYVPLKFHISAEDINGKFTINIRLHDVDVDTNIINTMLQPWNHQVLSQSFDYWGIVISNVIVEKHGGSMHLTKDAEGLSFIIEF; this is encoded by the coding sequence TTGAAAGCCGCAATATATAAGAGGCTGGCAAATTTTCGAGAACTGAGCGCAGAGCTTGAGAACTGTTTCCAGATTGCCGGTTCACCCGATGATGCCGACATCATCATAACCGACAATACGGATTTCATCAGGGAGAACAAGCTAAATATCATCATATCCGAACTTACGCCCGAAAATCATATAAGCATTAATCCAAAGATCCCAACGGCTTGCATGCTGAAGGACATTCAGTTGGCTGTCAAAACGTACTCCATATCCCCCAGAATAGACCGCATCAGCTTTCTGCAGGAGCAGAACGCCCTGCTGTCTGAGGCGAACAAGGGACTGGTGGAACTTTACAACCTGATAGACAACAAAAACCACCAGATCGAGTTTCTGAAGAACAAACTGGAGAACATCATAAACTCAGCAGGAGAGAGTATTGTAGAGCTGAACGAAGAACTCTCCATCACCTATGCCAACCTGAAATTCTCCGACACAACAGGCTACGGCAGAAACAACTCTGTGGGCAAAAACTTTTTCAACATGGTGCACCCGCAGGACAGCGACAGCTTTAAGAACTCCCTCGCTCTGGCGGCATCGGAAAAAACAGCCAACCTCCAGATGCGCCTCAGAGTCGATAACGGGGCATTCATAACCATCAATGCATACGTCACGATGGTAAAAAATACCCTGCCCCATTACGAGATAATATTTGAAGATATCAGCAAGAAACTGCTTATCGAACAGCATATGAAAAAACTGGAGGAGAAGGCCATCGTCGCCGGATTCTCAAGGCACCTCTCCCACAACATCCTGAACGCCCTTACGGTTGCCGCAGGCTTTCTGCGCAAACTCCGCACGGAATCCGCCCTGAACGAACAGCAGGAGCAGAAATGGAACGTTGTGGAGCATAAATGCAGGCTTATCGAAGAGATAGTCACAGGATACAACGATTACACCAACGCAATATCAATGCGACCGGATGAGGATTTCGACATCTCGGAGTTTTTGAAGGCGGCGTTCATCGAGATTCGGGACAAGAGCTTTTCGAAGAACTTTTCAGCCTTCCTCTACAACTTTTTAGATCAGTACACCATGACCGCCGAGTTCGGCGAGACCCGACCACGAATAGTTCCCGGCAGCCGCATGTTTCTAAAAATGGCCGCCTGCTACATCATAAAAGATTCCATCCGCTTCTTCGACGAATATGTTCCGCTGAAATTCCATATTTCGGCAGAGGACATAAACGGTAAATTCACCATCAACATACGGCTCCACGATGTCGACGTTGACACAAATATAATCAATACCATGCTCCAGCCATGGAACCATCAGGTTCTCTCCCAGAGCTTCGACTACTGGGGCATTGTCATATCGAACGTTATAGTGGAAAAACACGGCGGCAGCATGCACCTGACCAAGGATGCGGAAGGATTGAGCTTTATCATCGAGTTCTAA